In a genomic window of Planctomycetaceae bacterium:
- a CDS encoding ATP-binding protein, giving the protein MISYRALKKLIGETSLERKCRFLFGLALLVLITTSFYVYARRTRALVESQQILAARSLVFRLVQLRHYQLFIRNQGGNAGQSTDGGTVISTTEQDNANAAVVENAVVPGEGEQPAADTEPAALAQLQQFDAALNQIPESSAGPIWRLINMSTEFPDTVVGDEALFRFRNSQPQEDEYFAIRRNETSGSRELLYYYAIRPEASCLQCHAAEVENLAKLELEARKNSASGDDPTLEQTETADRVPLMAMARIIAPLDSMEAQLSRNRAVLLAAGIVTSFLAMMAAYAIVRYIIVKPVLHLKDVSDEIARGNLNQRAEINTGDEFEELGHAFNRMLRHMMTVNDELRGLNLNLDGKVDQLARANMELFNNNKLKDDFLATMSHELRTPLNSILGFSDILQGAQNLDERQKRYVKNIQTSGQSLMVQINDLLDLAKIESGKMELHLDRLAIADIIDQQVQQCSPLADRKNIDLRIDAPPTPPPLLHQDRGKISQILNNLLSNAIKFTPEGGRVRVVYRQIAEGMIEFSVEDTGIGIPLDEQEHIFEKFRQGSTAPGGRDHVKREFEGTGLGLSIVRELSRLLGGDVSLQSEFGKGSLFAVHLPISAPMKGRDTAVPLESRTSSGLGRITSVDLMNTNAAAPLQTTDTQLTDGRPASE; this is encoded by the coding sequence GTGATCTCTTATCGCGCTTTGAAGAAGCTGATTGGCGAAACCAGCCTGGAACGCAAGTGCCGTTTTCTATTCGGTCTTGCTCTGCTTGTGCTGATCACCACAAGTTTCTACGTCTATGCGCGACGCACGCGGGCTCTGGTGGAAAGTCAGCAAATTCTTGCGGCCCGCAGCCTCGTGTTTCGGCTGGTCCAGCTCCGGCATTATCAGCTTTTCATCCGCAATCAGGGCGGAAATGCGGGACAAAGCACTGATGGCGGCACGGTCATTTCGACAACAGAGCAGGATAATGCCAATGCTGCGGTTGTTGAGAACGCGGTCGTACCCGGGGAAGGTGAGCAACCAGCGGCTGACACTGAACCGGCAGCTTTGGCGCAGCTTCAGCAGTTCGACGCGGCCCTGAATCAGATCCCGGAATCGTCGGCAGGGCCGATCTGGCGTCTGATTAATATGTCAACCGAGTTCCCGGACACAGTCGTGGGAGACGAGGCCCTGTTTCGCTTTCGTAATTCACAGCCGCAGGAAGACGAGTATTTCGCAATACGCAGGAACGAAACCTCAGGAAGTCGGGAACTTCTCTATTACTACGCCATCCGGCCGGAGGCGTCCTGTCTTCAGTGTCACGCAGCTGAAGTTGAGAACCTCGCGAAACTGGAGCTGGAGGCCCGAAAAAACTCTGCATCGGGCGATGATCCGACTCTTGAACAGACCGAGACGGCTGACCGAGTTCCACTGATGGCTATGGCGAGAATCATCGCGCCACTGGATTCCATGGAAGCGCAGCTAAGTCGTAACAGGGCTGTTCTTCTGGCAGCCGGTATTGTGACTTCATTTCTCGCGATGATGGCGGCGTATGCAATCGTCCGCTACATCATCGTCAAACCTGTGCTTCACCTGAAAGATGTCAGCGATGAGATCGCTCGGGGCAATCTTAATCAGCGAGCCGAGATCAATACGGGTGATGAATTCGAAGAGCTTGGACATGCCTTCAACCGTATGCTGCGTCATATGATGACGGTCAATGACGAATTGCGAGGGCTGAATCTGAATCTGGATGGCAAAGTTGACCAACTGGCTCGGGCAAATATGGAGTTGTTCAACAACAACAAACTGAAAGATGACTTCCTCGCAACGATGAGCCATGAACTTCGTACCCCACTGAACAGCATTCTGGGATTCAGTGACATCCTTCAGGGTGCGCAGAACCTGGACGAACGACAAAAGCGTTATGTGAAGAACATTCAGACGTCCGGTCAGAGTCTGATGGTTCAGATCAACGACTTGCTCGACCTGGCGAAGATCGAAAGTGGCAAGATGGAGCTCCACCTCGATCGCCTTGCCATCGCCGACATTATTGACCAACAGGTTCAGCAATGCTCTCCGCTCGCTGATCGAAAAAATATCGACCTTAGAATTGATGCCCCGCCAACTCCTCCTCCCCTGCTTCATCAGGATCGAGGCAAGATCAGTCAAATCCTGAACAACCTGCTGTCCAACGCGATTAAATTCACGCCTGAAGGCGGGCGAGTGCGAGTCGTCTACCGGCAAATCGCCGAGGGAATGATCGAATTCAGCGTGGAAGACACGGGCATCGGAATTCCTCTCGACGAACAGGAACACATCTTTGAAAAATTTCGCCAGGGGTCCACGGCCCCCGGAGGACGCGACCACGTCAAGCGGGAATTCGAAGGTACCGGGCTTGGCTTGTCGATTGTACGTGAACTTTCACGGTTGCTCGGGGGGGACGTGTCACTGCAAAGTGAATTCGGTAAAGGAAGCCTCTTCGCTGTGCATCTGCCGATTTCTGCACCAATGAAAGGCAGGGATACGGCAGTTCCACTTGAGTCACGCACATCATCCGGGCTGGGGCGAATCACTTCGGTTGACCTGATGAACACGAATGCCGCCGCACCACTACAGACCACGGACACCCAGCTAACGGATGGTCGCCCAGCTTCAGAATAG